One region of Duncaniella freteri genomic DNA includes:
- a CDS encoding DUF4357 domain-containing protein, with the protein MEQQDLNAEYGRIFGVVHYPTLFDKDDSAYSELRKEIIDTPRLFTSTNKLPFESIYDFSIEQEIDCNRDYLEQKPGNTDLYDVIVGIRNHVTTIITGILSVLGGYKQATETSQFTNPSKNNHVFWITKAGRCRAYGYFDKETKNFYIGVGSLISIIDDSDYIASSSYRNRHRLIDKYGVNIGNYVKIKKDVKCRTAVAAARYTLGAMVNLDLWKDSQGKTLYEVYPDYFFR; encoded by the coding sequence ATGGAACAACAAGATTTAAATGCTGAATATGGACGGATATTTGGCGTTGTCCATTATCCAACCCTTTTTGATAAGGATGATTCGGCATACAGCGAACTTCGTAAAGAAATCATTGATACACCTCGGTTGTTTACCTCGACAAATAAGTTGCCATTTGAAAGCATCTACGATTTTTCTATTGAACAAGAAATTGATTGTAATAGAGATTATCTTGAACAAAAACCGGGTAATACTGACCTATATGATGTCATTGTTGGGATTAGGAATCATGTCACAACAATTATTACCGGCATCTTATCTGTTTTAGGAGGGTACAAGCAAGCTACTGAAACATCTCAGTTCACGAATCCTTCAAAAAACAATCATGTATTTTGGATAACGAAAGCTGGTAGATGTAGAGCCTATGGATACTTTGACAAAGAGACTAAAAACTTTTATATTGGAGTAGGTAGCTTAATTTCAATAATTGATGATTCTGATTATATTGCATCTTCATCTTATAGGAATAGACACAGACTCATTGATAAATATGGCGTGAATATCGGAAACTATGTCAAAATTAAGAAGGATGTTAAATGCCGAACAGCGGTTGCCGCAGCAAGATATACTTTAGGAGCAATGGTTAATCTTGACTTATGGAAAGATTCGCAAGGCAAAACGTTATATGAAGTATATCCAGACTATTTCTTTCGTTAA